A single region of the Lates calcarifer isolate ASB-BC8 linkage group LG16_LG22, TLL_Latcal_v3, whole genome shotgun sequence genome encodes:
- the LOC108873540 gene encoding uncharacterized protein LOC108873540 isoform X2 produces the protein MGQLFSSEEELSQMKDAIGSVLYNAMLEGDAVPDLGVVHPRFLANHSESSDSRARLQEQLQQLQGDIGNRAPTYLKDLIGRLTTFSDEPRLAGLVGLVVTMVMDMAYMSSKRSSGVKGKSAGSSSCQQRVWELQEVMEEYLKRCRINLNDKNKLIQDSVRLEAQLSFTLTQLKTCMLGGDCDSRSLRHWASGAAFHTQMLVHLAGLEGQVEPLAARAALEQYKDDLTQIIPAYRRYKFNTVCVVKCRGASNDPSNEVPEEGSMTGTHRDRQRDRKECDPPSVHLGDRDREKESFWA, from the exons ATGGGCCAGCTGTTCTCATCAGAAGAAGAGCTTTCCCAAATGAAGGATGCAATTGGTTCTGTCCTCTACAATGCCATGTTGGAGGGCGACGCTGTACCTGACCTCGGTGTTGTCCATCCTCGCTTCTTAGCCAATCACAGTGAGAGCTCTGACTCCCGGGCCCGCCTCCAGGAGCAACTGCAACAG CTGCAGGGCGACATTGGCAACAGGGCGCCCACCTATCTGAAGGATCTGATTGGCCGACTGACGACTTTCTCGGATGAGCCACGCCTGGCTGGCTTGGTGGGATTAGTGGTTACTATGGTGATGGATATGGCTTACATGTCATCAAAACGATCATCGGGGGTGAAAGGGAAATCAGCTGGATCATCATCATGCCAG CAGAGAGTCTGGGAGCTccaggaggtgatggaggagtaCCTGAAGCGCTGTAGGATCAACCTGAATGACAAGAACAAGTTGATCCAGGACTCTGTCAGACTTGAGGCCCAGCTCAGCTTCACCCTCACTCAGCTGAAGACCTGTATGCTGGGGGGAGACTGTGATTCCAG GTCTCTGAGGCACTGGGCCAGTGGTGCAGCATTTCACACCCAAATGTTGGTTCACCTGGCTGGTCTTGAGGGTCAGGTTGAGCCTCTGGCTGCAAGGGCAGCACTGGAGCAATACAAGGATGACCTCACACAGATCATACCTGCTTACAG GCGATATAAGTTTAATACAGTGTGTGTCGTGAAATGTCGTGGGGCATCTAATGACCCCTCCAATGAAGTTCCAGAGGAGGGATCCATGACTGGGACTCACcgtgacagacagagagacaggaaagagtGTGACCCTCCCTCTGTCCACcttggagacagagacag agagaaggagagctTCTGGGCCTGA
- the LOC108873540 gene encoding uncharacterized protein LOC108873540 isoform X1 — protein MGQLFSSEEELSQMKDAIGSVLYNAMLEGDAVPDLGVVHPRFLANHSESSDSRARLQEQLQQMVRNRKLEFYYHERFCSLLLIQLQGDIGNRAPTYLKDLIGRLTTFSDEPRLAGLVGLVVTMVMDMAYMSSKRSSGVKGKSAGSSSCQQRVWELQEVMEEYLKRCRINLNDKNKLIQDSVRLEAQLSFTLTQLKTCMLGGDCDSRSLRHWASGAAFHTQMLVHLAGLEGQVEPLAARAALEQYKDDLTQIIPAYRRYKFNTVCVVKCRGASNDPSNEVPEEGSMTGTHRDRQRDRKECDPPSVHLGDRDREKESFWA, from the exons ATGGGCCAGCTGTTCTCATCAGAAGAAGAGCTTTCCCAAATGAAGGATGCAATTGGTTCTGTCCTCTACAATGCCATGTTGGAGGGCGACGCTGTACCTGACCTCGGTGTTGTCCATCCTCGCTTCTTAGCCAATCACAGTGAGAGCTCTGACTCCCGGGCCCGCCTCCAGGAGCAACTGCAACAG ATGGTAAGAAACAGGAAGCTGGAGTTCTATTACCATGAACGCTTCTGTTCACTTCTGCTCATCCAGCTGCAGGGCGACATTGGCAACAGGGCGCCCACCTATCTGAAGGATCTGATTGGCCGACTGACGACTTTCTCGGATGAGCCACGCCTGGCTGGCTTGGTGGGATTAGTGGTTACTATGGTGATGGATATGGCTTACATGTCATCAAAACGATCATCGGGGGTGAAAGGGAAATCAGCTGGATCATCATCATGCCAG CAGAGAGTCTGGGAGCTccaggaggtgatggaggagtaCCTGAAGCGCTGTAGGATCAACCTGAATGACAAGAACAAGTTGATCCAGGACTCTGTCAGACTTGAGGCCCAGCTCAGCTTCACCCTCACTCAGCTGAAGACCTGTATGCTGGGGGGAGACTGTGATTCCAG GTCTCTGAGGCACTGGGCCAGTGGTGCAGCATTTCACACCCAAATGTTGGTTCACCTGGCTGGTCTTGAGGGTCAGGTTGAGCCTCTGGCTGCAAGGGCAGCACTGGAGCAATACAAGGATGACCTCACACAGATCATACCTGCTTACAG GCGATATAAGTTTAATACAGTGTGTGTCGTGAAATGTCGTGGGGCATCTAATGACCCCTCCAATGAAGTTCCAGAGGAGGGATCCATGACTGGGACTCACcgtgacagacagagagacaggaaagagtGTGACCCTCCCTCTGTCCACcttggagacagagacag agagaaggagagctTCTGGGCCTGA
- the thumpd2 gene encoding THUMP domain-containing protein 2, translating to MTESRSEGGLVRYYCTAGNGMEPFLVDEVKRKLAAEDVHQMPGKVLFSSPVRIDRVAELKAAERLFLLLKHDSPVRLSSHISPAKAASVLQSRLLGDRNQWTNAVLTWSRLQGELDGQRTAFNISSTALGVMRKNEEVGRRSEELREEEENCHVETGESTGEQREEESGNRRLRTGEENGACALEKKRKRETVPGGEKTRRETCGAEAKILEKKIKREDENMSQRTSEREREREDKDDDDEERRIVMELNSCGQDVKKGMISESGLHGSGSVGAHATPARDHDIESSSRRIDNLAEDCSVENVENEVKTTGEDKTLLQPSRIRPEITSSVGLSFRISCKCTGSLSRYFSTQEVSKMIGVGLGRLLGWKADLRNPQMEVNVYLSDDHCLLGIPLTRLPLANRNYIKTTGLRSTVAWAMASLAQIQPGFCVVDPMCGVGTILIEAAQEHKAACFLGMDIDDRQLQKANENIEFAELGNRIHLLKASSMVLPLPSASVDAVVCDLPFGRKFGTKTNMAANLPVIVTEMERVLCVGGALVLLLSPQLSCLLKKILAQKDTKPTSNQEIKPQTGVQDCSSPSLSSRKQETFQIHQGVKSPPTQETDTLPGVEHSLPSPLSSLKHQATLRVSLGAIDGLIHKYVKIDA from the exons ATGACTGAATCGAGGAGTGAAGGGGGGTTAGTTCGCTACTACTGCACCGCCGGTAACGGGATGGAGCCTTTCTTAGTTGACGAGGTGAAGAGGAAGCTGGCAGCTGAAGAT gtgcaTCAGATGCCAGGTAAAGTGTTGTTCAGCTCCCCTGTGAGGATTGACAGAGTCGCTGAGCTAAAGGCTGCAGAAAGACTCTTCCTGCTATTGAAACATGACTCGCCTGTGCGACTCTCTTCCCACATCAGCCCAG CAAAGGCAGCCTCTGTGCTGCAGTCCAGACTGCTGGGTGACAGGAATCAATGGACCAATGCTGTATTGACATGGAGCCGCCTGCAGGGGGAGCTAGATGGCCAAAGAACTGCCTTCAACATATCAAGCACTGCCCTGGGTGTGATGAGGAAGAAtgaggaggtggggaggaggagtgaagaactgagggaagaggaggagaattGTCATGTGGAGACTGGAGAGAGTacaggagagcagagggaggaggagagtgggaaCAGGAGGCTGAGAACAGGCGAAGAAAATGGAGCGTGTGCActggaaaagaagagaaaaagagagacagtaccaggaggagaaaagacaagaagagaaaCCTGTGGAGCTGAAGCCAAGATACTGgagaaaaagataaagaggGAGGACGAAAATATGTCTCAGAGGACATctgagagagaacgagagagagaggacaaagatgatgatgatgaggagaggaggatagTTATGGAGTTAAATAGCTGTGGACAAGATGTAAAAAAAGGAATGATATCAGAAAGTGGTTTGCATGGCAGTGGATCTGTTGGTGCCCACGCTACACCAGCAAGGGACCATGATATAGAAAGTAGCAGCAGGAGGATAGATAACCTGGCAGAGGACTGTTCTGTGGAAAACGTGGAAAATG AAGTGAAGACTACTGGAGAAGATAAGACGCTGCTGCAGCCCAGCAGGATCAGACCAGAGATTACTTCCTCTGTTGGACTCTCTTTTAGGATCAGCTGCAAGTGTACGGGATCTCTGTCTAGATACTTCAGCACACAG gaagtgagcaaAATGATTGGAGTAGGTTTGGGCAGACTGCTGGGCTGGAAGGCTGATCTGAGGAATCCACAGATGGAG GTAAATGTTTATTTGAGTGATGACCACTGTCTGCTGGGTATTCCACTAACCAG GTTGCCCTTGGCTAACAGGAACTACATCAAAACTACAGGTCTGAGGTCGACAGTAGCCTGGGCTATGGCATCTCTGGCTCAGATACAG CCAGGTTTCTGTGTAGTCGACCCCATGTGTGGTGTGGGAACCATCTTAATAGAAGCAGCGCAGGAACACAAG GCTGCCTGTTTCCTGGGTATGGACATTGATGATAGACAGTTGCAGAAGGCCAATGAGAATATAGAGTTTGCAGAGCTGGGAAACAGGATACACCTGCTGAAAGCGTCATCCATGG tgctgCCTCTGCCCAGCGCCAGTGTAGATGCTGTGGTCTGCGACCTGCCATTTGGCAGGAAGTTTggcaccaaaacaaacatggctgccaACCTGCCAGTCATTGTCACTGAGATGGAGAG AGTCCTCTGTGTTGGTGGTGCCCTGGTTCTCCTCCTGAGTCCTCAGTTATCCTGTCTCCTGAAAAAAATCCTGGCACAAAAAGACACTAAACCAACATCTAACCAGGAAATAAAGCCTCAAACAGGAGTACAAGACTGCTCATCTCCTTCTCTATCTTCCAGAAAGCAGGAGACTTTCCAAATCCACCAGGGGGTCAAATCCCCACCTACCCAGGAAACAGACACTCTTCCTGGGGTAGAACACAGTCTGccttcccccctctcctctctgaagCACCAGGCAACTCTGAGAGTTAGCTTAGGTGCAATAGATGGACTTATCCACAAATATGTCAAGATAGATGCGTGA